The following are from one region of the Salvelinus fontinalis isolate EN_2023a chromosome 5, ASM2944872v1, whole genome shotgun sequence genome:
- the LOC129855906 gene encoding B-cell lymphoma/leukemia 10-like, translating into MDSWCTTDEDMAEVKKEALERLRPYLCEKLVADRHLDYLRSRRVLTRDDAEDICCRVGNSKKTGRMLDYLAETPRGLDYLVESIRRVRTKDFVIGKITSEVEAVKMERREEAILSAAGSSSPVCICKERTPFVSFQSDSTGYKGSGEAQSIQTSLSNSEDKWGQNEASFSWSALPEGVSVSSLPSLPKPGEQGAPSVPLEDTEPGTLESESSDQFHTLRSFSNPFL; encoded by the coding sequence TCAAGAAGGAAGCGTTGGAGCGTCTGCGTCCGTACCTCTGTGAGAAGCTAGTGGCCGATCGCCACCTGGACTACCTTCGGTCCAGGAGGGTCCTTACGCGGGACGACGCCGAGGACATCTGCTGCAGGGTGGGGAACAGCAAGAAGACCGGTAGGATGCTGGACTACTTAGCCGAGACCCCCAGGGGCCTCGACTACCTCGTGGAGTCCATACGCCGAGTGAGGACCAAGGACTTTGTCATCGGGAAGATCACCAGCGAAGTCGAGGCGgtgaagatggagaggagagaggaggccaTCTTGTCAGCAGCAGGTAGTTCTTCGCCGGTCTGTATATGCAAAGAGAGAACTCCCTTTGTGTCGTTTCAGAGTGACAGTACTGGATACAAAGGCAGTGGTGAAGCACAGTCCATCCAAACCTCTCTGTCCAACTCCGAAGACAAGTGGGGTCAAAATGAAGCATCCTTTTCCTGGAGTGCCCTTCCTGAAGGAGTTAGTGTGTCTTCTCTACCCAGTCTCCCGAAACCAGGAGAGCAGGGCGCCCCTTCAGTGCCCCTTGAGGACACCGAGCCCGGGACCTTAGAGTCTGAGAGCAGTGACCAGTTTCACACCCTCCGTTCCTTTTCAAACCCCTTTCTGTGA